The following DNA comes from Nothobranchius furzeri strain GRZ-AD chromosome 19, NfurGRZ-RIMD1, whole genome shotgun sequence.
aatggtctcttattgtggccggatggaatgtggtaacaagcaagtacgagcgtcccagcggcagggttgtagtccccaaatcaaccagcaagaggcagtagaagttcacgcagaccttttttaggctttttcttcaacgctttgtaacgctacagacacgatcctctatcacgctcctaccacacagagtcacggtttcagttaaccatgctaattcaacccgctccacagaacacacatcaccttccctgtggcttacattaacactcacacaacacgcaaatcagcacataggaactagcagaacgataggaaacacatataacacaatacccagaatgcacctggcttacaaccccagccaggtcattacactatcaagttcaaagagaacgtgctgattatgctgcagaacactctggagagcagcagtagggggtgtatgaactacagtaatccctcgtttatcgtggtagatgcgttccagacctggccgcgataggtgaaaatccgcgaagtagggactcccagcatgcccctcgcggggattccctccacgtcgcacctacgtcacaaaccgcggctataaacggaagtcgcctttccagctcaccactcagtcatcgtttcttcagattcacgatcagagtttccaacctaccgatcaatccaacgaactatcagctcatagtaagttatcttacttacttctggaaagcccggcatttccgtgtcacttcgttgacgctcgaacgctcgggggtttcctacatcagccggcgtttcaccgacgctatcacttccgcgtctgtgaaaccacgctccctattgaattatcgtatgatcacattctctgtgatcagcaacgcgctgtgccggaccgtaggtactgacacgcgatcgttcatgtcggttcatttcctttaatgttttctgtcttttatttgcgcctgatgtgtatcgctgctgtggagcggggcgcttcaccttgtcctccgacgcacagatcacagcagggagcgctcagctgttttcgcggtcggtagatctgcctcctgagcacggccacagtaacaatcaggtgtcgccacctcaaaaactaatttaacacgcgatcgttcatgtcagttaatttcctttaatgttttctgtcttttatttgcgcctgatgtgtttcgctgctgtggagcggggcgctgcgcgcatcaccttgtcctccgacgcactgatcactgatacagccgccaaacagcaagcgctccgctgtttttgcggtcggtagatcttttagaactgcagttcaaaggtaactcatgaggtgaatatatatgaacccaggtagcagtttctctttaggattgagaggagatgcaggaagataataaacagacaggacagaaaaatagtcaaataaaaacaagttagtttttgtacctgctgttgcaacaaacagacaccattgaaggtcatcagaagtgaggaacagaaaatgaaataattattttaatgtttacagcagcaggaactctgagaggctgcaggcgcatcagtgagtttgcagccgctgcgcagggggaggggggagagggctgaagcagaaactaccgttgttaaaagaaatgtgtttaactttgaaaatgtgggcacaattttaattgtcaaaaactccagtgaaccattagttcattttgctcaaatagaaatagaggcctgcctctaatactggccctccttccaataaaggcctggagcttgatgagcttgagtcaaatacaggcccgggcctgtattagaggatttacggtatttggagtttcttttttacattaatgataatttttttacagtaataagacgcccaaatttttatttgaaactcgccgaacggcattgaattcacggataaagatgtgggttcaactttcattttggaacaatggaACAATAAGCATCCTAATTTTGTATGCAATTTGTTTGTATACTTATcaacttgttcaataaagttttgggaAAAAAAACTCATAAGCATTCTTCCAGTGGATTCGGACATtcggagtgtcgtaactctctctacagctctgccctcctctcccaatgattggacaggaattcgagaaacgtgattggtagccaagactcgtgctctcattagttccacccactgacgctagaatcgagacaaaaagattcgtaacactgtagatctggtttgtacctgtagaatgaaacgtGTGTTTTGAGagatttgatttcaaacttgtaccttgatttttttcaatttggacgtctgctagttacaaaacaaaagtttcatgtttctgaatgaatgtttgatgttacaaaatgagtagtaaatgtacaaaataaaagtttgattttacaaaataaaaacatacatgtacaaaatacaacgttcctgttacaaaacaagaaatacaagtacgaattgagaattacaagttagaaaaataaagttacaagttacgaatccaaagttacatgtgatgaaacatgttcgaagttacaaaacttggtacaagttacgctgaatattgtcccaatcctaggtcCATAGTTAAGTGGTTGTGCAGTCAGCTTGCCATGtaattttgcgcaggttcgcctcccggtaacggcgcaaacttttttcttcttttctagctactcctgccagtactatgtttttaaccatttattggtataccgtttacagTATAATGACTAACGTGTTTGTTTTtctatttattagtttatttagccagtgtgagtccatttgtgagcagagtttcaactaaaatgctgtttaggaacgaccaaattcagagaacttttagagacatcaatattttgtagaaaataaacattacaacaaaaatataaacaaatttaatgtttcagctggctaaatagatagctgccgaccccaccgagagtcgaaccaacATCAGCGGCAGGGAAAGCAAAATTTAAGTGAGACGATGTCGCCAATAGACTACACCAAATAATTGTCCTTAAGCGCTCTTCTAGGCTGGTTCTGTTGGAGCGGCTATGGACatttgctaaaagaaaccttttcatttcgggatatattcaggctttgtcgtgcagcaagttatatttatcttgcttaattggagcatagaacatagcattaacatttgtaaagtagtgacagccgtaattcatgtgggtcaggttagcttgcgataaaattagaaaaaaaacaacaacaaacaaacagaagaagtcagtgggctaggctgtttgcgtgagtgggcggggctgactctggtgcagctccgcctttgtggttctgcagcgagcaccctctctaaAAATCAGGCTTCGGCCTGTCCCCCGTCCCCCGTAGAGACCCATGCAGTTCAAACTGAGCAcgcctcagcattagccaatagcgttagacatccGCTTACGTACTGATGTGCTGCTAGATAAAACAAAACTCTGGATTGCTCATTTTGAGTTTTGAAAGAAAGATTTAGTAACAAAAAGGAAACATCCGGAAGCTCTGAGGTGGGTCTGGCTTCAGGATGTGCTGCTTCCAAAGGAAAAATGCATTTGCTGAGATGAAAAAGTCACTTAATGACAGCCTGAAAGAATCTGAGGAAGACGTAGAAGAAAGTCACTTTATCCAGTCTTTCACCTCCAAATGTCATTTTAGTGACTGAAGACTCGTCCatttccatctctctctctctctctctctctctctctctctctctctctctctctctctctctctctctctctctctctctctctctctctctctctctctctctctccccttcaCATTCATTGTCATTGCCCTTTCCCTTTAAGTGCACTTTCGCCCACACCACTTGGAAATTGATTGAAACAAAATGTCACAATTATGCCCTGTAGCTCGCCGCTTCAATTATTCATCAATTAGGGGCTAGGCTTCgttttttttctttcctctgaGCTGATTTTTCATTCAACTTGCTCGAGATGTATGGCTCCCCTGCTGTTAACCAGTCCAAAGTCATTAGTTTCTGGGTTTGCAATTAAACCTGATGCATTATGTATGAGGCTCCGACTCAGCAGACACACGCCGCcgccgcagcagcagcagcagctagtgAACAAGCTGCTATAGGCTCTGGAGGCGTGGATGAGAAATTAATTCGCTTGCAATGAAGTTctctccatccctccctccctccttctctctgtctttctcttgTCTGTCAGGCTGGAACAGATGCCATCAGAGAAAGGGACACAGAAACAAGAGCAGAGGACCACCTAAGTTTTAGATAAAAACTATGTTTTTGGTTTATTCTAACAGTTTATTTAAagtattctatttatttatgattTTATTGTCCTCATTGATGCTTGAAAGGGTTAAAAATTAGCTCAAGACAAGAAAAGTCATAATTAATCCCCTTATGGCCTCATTATTCACCGCATACCTCTGATTTGAACATGTGAGGGACGTGGCGGGCTCTGCTGGATTTACTGTGTTGctttgctgccatctagtggtcaaGCTGGAGCATGTCACCTTCGCAATCAAGCTGAAAAACCTGAAATGTTTGGTTTAACTAACAGAATGATGTCATTATGTTCATCACATTCATATTCTGAATAGAAATGATTTATTATATGTGTGGTGGCGAGTACTTGGTTTTCCAACCAATTtccttgtttatttgtttgtccaACCAGTTTCCTGAAGAGATGCCCGGTGTCCAAATGACCTTAACTGTTGAGTATTTTTGGTGTTTATTCATCCAACTTGGAAAGGCCTTTATACGTCTCCAtttcctgctgcttctcctgctctggtaaaaaaaagaaaaaactatgGGCCCGCCCCAGTGCATGCTGGTCCAACACCAGTCCCCATACTTATAGACAAAACATCTCTTTTCTTCCTGGCTGATTCTCACAGGcaaaactaaaataaacaaataaattcatCATTAACTAAGAACTAAaaccaattgtgtgtgtgtgtgtgtgtgtgtgtgtgtgtgtgtgtgtgtgtgtgtgtgtgtgtgtgtgtgtgtgtgtgtgtgtgtgtgtgtctgctctgtcttctcgatccccagtgagtcgtggaggatggctgcttatactgagccaggattctctggaggtttcttcctgttaaaagggagttttcctctccactgtcactaaatgcttgcttagtatgaggatcgctgtatagtcactgacactagtcagtgacttgatgcaatttgctgggttccttatataggaaacattatttctgattgacttaatgaactgacctgaattggaatgtttattatgtgaagtgccttgagacgactcttgtcgtgattcggcgctttataaataaacttgaattgaattgaagaaatAACCGAACAACTGTAACTAACCTAAATAGCTCCAACACTATGTTTTGCATTAAACCGGGCTTCATAGCATTACTGAAACCGTTGGGAATTTACTtcacatgattttttttaatattgtTGACAAATAAACAGTTAAAAACCAAAGAGATGTTTTCTGATGTCAGGTTTATTGATTTTAATCAGATATAACAGTCCTTTTTGACAGTATAATCAGTGTTAATGGCATACCTACATGACTGTGTTTCATTCAGAATATGGCAGAGTTCCGTCTTGAAATTGACTGATTCAGGTACTCCTCGGGTAATTTGCAGTTCAGAGTGCTCCTCAGCCCTTCGTTCTCTAAGACAAAAAGAACTTCACAATCTTTTAAGTCTACAACAGTTACAGGATATTGTTGCACCTCTCTGATGACGAATGTTTCGTATGGTGGAATGAGGACTTCTTCTTTATGTTCATTCAATGAAAAATGTTTCAAAGAAGCGCCTAAGCTGGTTTTAATTTGAAAGCAGGTCTTTTTACCATAATTTATCATGTTAGTCCTGAAAGAACTGGAGGCAAAGGAGCCAAATCGAATTATATGGCCAACGTTTCCCGTAAACTCAGCACTGTTCCGTCTATCGACCCTTTGCACTgatgtcacctaatcacgtgggtccaccatgctggacggcaaaagcatgtaaacagtgagcgacacgagtactaaacaaagggaaaagtagagcctgaaattgtttttgcaatcaaaacaaaaacaaaactccgccagcattccttccactagttcatgcccagttcagttatcagtagAGCATCTAGcgctatgttaactagcttaccaatattacatatctatatctatatctatgtatatatatatatatatatatatatatatatatatatatatatatatatatatatagatagatagatagatagatatatatcgaTATCTATCTATAGATATATATCGATATCTATAGATATCaatatctacatatatatatatatagatatgggggggacttggggagaaattatgacacgtctctaaataaagtaaaattttctagtgcagagaggagccaacccatagaagcactgatttgatctcatttcagagaaaagtagaacaggtcagatgcacctaataaataaaattactaacaaactcaggaatctttctttgcttcactgttctggtgctgtaaatatcactaatgcggatcaaaggagatacagatgaatgcacctcttatttattatttggagactacatttactgcagctggcagaggcagagattgtttctattgatacacggagtttacagaatgattttaaatgttaataggggaagactgcaggaggaagcggtaaaatacagcgggtccccagcaaaaacaagaaactttacgagtctgatgaaacccgctggttttccatcaggcagtcacggggcagctccaacgacccagtggctgtgctgggtcaatgttatcgggggggggggggggggggggggggggggctttagtCTAACTTCATAACAACTATCGCAGCAAATTTTACAACTCATAACAATCAAGTTCTCAGTTAGTCTTTATTGACATTTTTGTTTGAGTGCAACGACGATTCCTGGAGTCATCTGTTTTACTTAAACAGTTTTTTCCTATTTAGAGCAGAAATGATGTCATCTGCATTTTAttcattcaggaaaaaaaaaacattgactgATAAGTTCATGTGTTGGTTTATAAGTCCAGACAGCTTCTGCAGTGCTCTTTGTTCACGACTCTCTCAGCCGTCCTCCGAGCTGGTCGGATCCTTCAGCGGCTCCACGCTGTCGTAGTGCTCCCCGAGACCGAAGGCATGACGCATATATCTGACAAGAAAAATCAtcaaaaaaaataaaagcttcattactagggatgagcgagtacaccactatctgtatctgtactcggagtgggcgtggcctaacccggaagtgggtgtggtttacatcaatacgttattttaagtctgatcagaagttgctatgtgtattgtttatttgaaaactatttacagagcagcctcagagttgggatgaaatgttttttatcacaatagtaaaggaactattacagaacaagtttttcaatcaaatcagaacattaatgtttaagtgcacgaattaagagagagagaagaaaagatcttttctatagcgcctctcaagatcaaaatcacgaggcgcttcacaaaaacaaaatagaaaaaataatttagaaaatgattaaaatatatttaaaatgagcaaaaaaaatagacaattgtgattaaaaatgtaaagaaagagagagtgaataggaaagagggagtgcatcctgaggaagaggagagagaggaaggaaaaccccgaccggagcgcaggcagtgactgacgcagcacgggccgttttcagctctgccttgtcaaatgcaccacatacgttacgaaaaaagtaactttaaataactttaaagtaactttaaaaagaagcaaactgaataaaacatagggagtactgaagaaacatgaacagtaaagcaagcacagagagatccgttactgtgtgtgtgtgtgtgtgcgtggatggaccggacgcggactgagctgtgagctcccggctgcagagttttgtgtgtagggaggggcgggcgctctacttgactggccaatcacagagcgtgaagacagtcagttacccagtgaggattttccttcagcacgattacagatatttacgagttttactcgtttcatgctcatatTCGTTAAAAATGCttgatccgtaccggatactcgtttcgGCTCCTCCCTATTCATTACGAGAGTCAGAGAGGTGAcaggagctgaatgtatttatgtTGAAAACGTGTCTGTCAGCACCTGCTGTACAACCGGTGTGATAGCCAAGATGCTATCACGTTTCAAACGTAGCCGGCGGACAAACTCGCTGCTGGAATGTGTCGCCACCGTTAGCAGGTTAGAAAAGATTATCGCAGAGCTTTTGCATAAAAGATTATATTTGTAGACTCAAAACTTGCAGCGAATTTCTGCAATAAAACGTGTTTGTTCTTTAGATACGAAGTAAAAGAATAGTGGATTGACACTTTCTAAACAATCCTACATCAGAGTGATGAGTTCTCCGTCAAATTCTTCCCCGATCCTTATAGTCGGGGAGTCAGACTGGATCACTTCTATTGGTGAGTGTAGAACCTGGGTCAGAGCTCGAAGCTGAAGAGAGAAAAATCTAATTATTAAGAATGaagggagagaaaaaaaacagtaaacaaataaaaaaaacaacagagaaactcacctccagctgcccaccccaAGCAGCGGTGTGCTCCACGTCACTGCAGTACTTCTCAAACTCATCTGAATGCAAAGAGAATCCAAAAGtaaacgtgcacacacacacacacacacacacacacacactcacacacacacacacacacaccagtaacgaCAGATTTGATCTGACCTGCTGTAAGCACGTCACCGGTGTCGGGATTAGTGAGGAACGGCAGGAAGTCGTCGACATTCTCCCTCATATGCTCAGCTGTTCTGGAACGGAGCTCCTTCACCGTCATGCTCAATCCTGACTAAACCAGAGGAGGGAAACACAAACTAAATAATAATGTGTTGAACTTACAAAGCGCTTTTCAGGACACtcgaagacgctttcacacactgccagtgatggtaagctactttgtagccacagccgaccTGGGgatgtctgacagaggcgaggctgccatttgacgccgtcggcccctctgaccaccactaacacaggcaaggtctgtgaagtgtcttgcccaaggacacagcagcagaatacccctggcgggagctggaatcgaaccatcacgaggcaacccactctaccacctgagctactgctgccccgtacATAAAGTTTTCTCTCTGTCGCAATTCCAGACAGTATTTGTGCAaacggggctgcacagtggtgcagtggttagagctgagaAGGAGGGCATGGGTTCACACCCCAACCTGgggttgcgtgttctccctgtgcatgcgtgggctctctccgggtactccggcttcctcccacggtgcaaaaacatgactgtcaggtatcctgcatgtctttgcgccaacatttctgattcagtggttgagtcacctgtgcagcagctcatcaggctctgcagaagcctgctaatcacctgctgactgaaatcaggtgtgttgaagcagggttgaaacaaaATTGGTGCAGATGGTCACCTGAGCGTGGCGAGCCCGCTGATCTTCGATGGCGCGGTACATGCAGTGACCGTCGGAGGAAATCTCCTTGATCTGAAGCTTTTTTTGGGCCAATTTTTGAGCCAGTTTCAATCCCTCCTGGTGCCTCATGCCCTGCAGGTTCTCCACCTCTGCCTCTGCTATCCTGCTCTCGCGTTCCTTCTCCTGGGCAGACTTCTTGTCCTGGAAGGCATCAACAAAACAACAACCGATAATAATCGCTATTTAATCCACTAAATGCCACTTTTACATATCAAAAATGGAAAGTTTCTAGTGAATTAGACTTCTCACCCTCCGTTTCTGAGCTTTAGTGACTCGCGGCTGCTTCACCTCTTCCTCTCCTCCACCTTCCACCTTCATGGTCTCCACCCCGTTTGCCACCTCCTCCACCTGACAGGATTGTTAGAAGAAGTCTGAAACTCAGTCAGAGTAAAGGCACATTTTCTATCCCGCTGCAGCGATCACCTTCGAGTCAGCTGTAGATCTGAGCTGCCTGATTTCCTCCTCGTGTTTCCGATTCAGGTCGGCTTCCAGTTTCCCGATCTCCTCGGTCAGCTGCTTCCTTCTCTTCTTGTCGTTTTTGGGCACCGCATTCTTCATACTCTGGATTTTAgctgaaaacaaaacacaaacatgTGAAGCGTGAGAAAACGACACACACGGTTAGATATGCAACGTTGTCAAAGAGGAAGGTGCAGATTAAAATCAGATCGGTGTCAATAAACAGCAAaattatcaaataaaaacattggTACATGCCTGCAGTTGCAAATCTGTGTGAATGAATCATTAAAACATCTCAAGATATGGTAAATTTGAGTCCTTTTGTTCGTCTTCCTGCTGGGCAGATCTACTTGCATTTTCTAAGCACGTGTTAATTATATCATCGTTTAAAATAATTGACCATTTGATTATAAATgcgtttttgtctttttttttgtttattttgcaaAGTGATCATTTCAGTTTTCAGCATTTATTTCGTAGTTTTCTTTTCCTAATTACGATTAGCATAATTTTTACTTTTCTAGCTGATTTTTGGTTATGTGTGTTACTTTTATTGTTATTCCGCTATCCAAGTCTAAATATCAACTGGTCTAATTGGTGACGCGCGCTCGTGGAGGGCTAAATGCTCCGGACAGAGGATGTAAATGAGGTAAACTCAGATTAAAAGCAGGTAAACGTTGCTAACCTTGGAGGTCCTTCTTCTCTTTGCGGTGCTGCTTCATCAGGAGCTCCTCCGGTGCCTCCCCCTCCATAACTTTGGTTGTTCACGCGCTTCAGTTAATTTTCATAAActgcataaataaaaatgtgcGTCACTTTTGTAAAATCCTCAAATTTCAGGCTCAAAACAAGCGCAGAATGTATAAAAACATGCGATAGCCTTCAGGGAGATGAAAAGTAAATAAACTAGTAGAAGAAGAGTTCTTCTTTGCTTGTTTAAAGCTAAAGGCGACAGCGCCACCCGGTGGAGTGTTTCTGTATAAGCCCGTGAATGCTGCAATTTCTCCTTGAAACAATGCTTTTCTGTGgacataaaataaaacattccacatttttattaattatttgttgTCCTCAACACTCCAATATTGTGCAGTTAAATATTTTGAATACATAAAAGTTATGAAAGCTAAGTGTTTTTTCCACTATGATGTACAGAGGACAAAGCACTCATCTGGCTGaacgttccttctctgtggccgtctccaagtttaggtcctcctctACCTTCCtcgcccatggtgtcccacaaggttctgtactgagctcctttaaaggactcTCCCACCATCTtttcgcagatgacatccaactgtacatctcctttaagcccaatgagatgtctaagctgcagctgttacacacctgcttagactatcaaaacctggatggtgggagctttcttcagctgaatgaagataagactgagatctgcatctgtgccccagacaagctggttcccaaagtcagagactctcttggtcagcttgcttctcacaccaaaccatctcccaggaatcttggtgtgacctttgacccagctctcaccctggattctcatgtcagttctcttgttcgctcttccttcttccatctcaggaacgttgctaagctgagtcccattctgtcccgctctgaacttgagacagttctccacaccttcatctcctcacgcttagactactgtaactctcttttcacgtgtctgagcagaacctccctgaaccgtctacaggtggttcagaacgcctgtgctcggcttctgaccaagtcctccaaacacacccacatcaccccgcttctcctccagcttcactggctgccagtcagcttcagggttcatttcaagatcctggttctggtctatagggccttacatggacaagcaccatcctaCATTgacgatcttctcagtccctacacccccagcaggtccctgaggtccagtgatcaaagcctactggttgtgcagcaccaggctaaagaccaaaggtgaaaaatcatctgctgctgtggcccccagactctggacctctaccccccgagcctgagatcagtggactcagtggtctcctttaaaagaccgctgaagactcacctgttcaggcttcggTGTGATCTTCATCACCACactttccttattctgctcttattccgcctttcccgggatccactgatttgcctctctcccttttcttacatttttatAAATCACAAGTttaatttttctcattttttgatcattttttgaaatctcttttaaactttaatttatttgggtttgtttttgtgaagcgcctcgtgatttttatcatgaAAACTACATAAAATGTTTTCGTTCTTTCCTTTCTAACAATTAGAGCTTTGGTACAGAATACaaacttaaaaataaaaataaaattgcaAGCAACAAAATATATTAGTTGTTTAGAAATGTTACCAATATAAATGTGTTTCTAAATTTGTATATGCAATAATCTCATTTTTCAAGCTTTAAGTATTTTGAATCTTTTAAAAATTACTCTTTTGTCCTTTTTGCTCCTGTAGTTAATTTAATTGCTACCATGACACCGATTCTTCTCC
Coding sequences within:
- the otud6b gene encoding deubiquitinase OTUD6B; the protein is MEGEAPEELLMKQHRKEKKDLQAKIQSMKNAVPKNDKKRRKQLTEEIGKLEADLNRKHEEEIRQLRSTADSKVEEVANGVETMKVEGGGEEEVKQPRVTKAQKRRDKKSAQEKERESRIAEAEVENLQGMRHQEGLKLAQKLAQKKLQIKEISSDGHCMYRAIEDQRARHAQSGLSMTVKELRSRTAEHMRENVDDFLPFLTNPDTGDVLTADEFEKYCSDVEHTAAWGGQLELRALTQVLHSPIEVIQSDSPTIRIGEEFDGELITLIYMRHAFGLGEHYDSVEPLKDPTSSEDG